The nucleotide window CTGAGATACAGCATCACACGGCGCGCGGGCCTAGCGCGCCGCCACCGTACGCAGTCGGACGTCGGCGCGACGCTCGGCGGCGGCATCGCCCTCCGCCTTCGCGAGCTCGAGCTCGCGCTCGACGCGCTTGACGTCGATCTCGTCGGCCAGCTCGGCGACCTCCGCCAGCAGGGACAGCTTGTTGTCCGCGAACGAGATGAAACCGCCGTGCACGGCGACGACGACCGTGCCGCCCTCGCTCGTACGGATGGTCACCGGGCCCGACTCCAGCACACCGAGCAGCGGCTGGTGACCGGGCATGACGCCGATGTCGCCGGACGTGGTGCGCGCGACGACCAAGGCGGCCTGGCCCGACCAGACCTCTCGGTCGGCCGCGACCAGCGCGACGTGCAGCTCAGCAGCCAAGGTGGCTCCTCGGGTCACCACCCGGCGGTTCCGCCGGGTGTTGGGTACAAGTCTAGTAGGGCGCCGAGAATCGAATCGTCGGGGCCCGCCCCGGGTCTTTCGGCCGGGGATCCGGGGGTAGTCCCCCGGGGGGATGTGGCAGAGGGAGTACGGAGAAGGGCGGGACGCACCCCTGAGGTGCGGCCCCGCCCCCCTCTGCCACGAGTGCCTGACGTCAGCTGACGCCGAGCTCCTTCGCGTTCTTCTTCAGGTCCTCGATACCACCGCACAGGAAGAACGCCTGCTCCGGGAAGTGGTCGTACTCGCCGTCGATGATCGCGTTGAACGCGGTGATCGACTCGTCCAGCGGGACGTCCGACCCGTCGACGCCGGTGAACTGCTTGGCGACGTGGGTGTTCTGGGACAGGAAGCGCTCCACGCGACGGGCACGGTGGACGGTGAGCTTGTCCTCCTCGCCGAGCTCGTCGATACCGAGGATCGCGATGATGTCCTGGAGGTCCTTGTACTTCTGCAGCACCGTCTTGACGCGCATGGCGGTGTTGTAGTGGTCCGCCGCGATGTAGCGGGGGTCCAGGATGCGGGACGTGGAGTCCAGCGGGTCCACGGCCGGGTAGATGCCCTTCTCGGAGATCGGACGGGAGAGAACCGTCGTCGCGTCGAGGTGGGCGAAGGTGGTGGCCGGGGCCGGGTCGGTCAGGTCGTCCGCGGGGACGTAGATCGCCTGCATCGAGGTGATCGAGTGACCACGGGTCGAGGTGATGCGCTCCTGGAGGAGACCCATCTCGTCGGCCAGGTTCGGCTGGTAGCCCACCGCGGAGGGCATACGGCCGAGCAGGGTCGACACCTCGGAACCGGCCTGGGTGAAGCGGAAGATGTTGTCGATGAAGAACAGCACGTCCTGCTTCTGCACATCGCGGAAGTACTCCGCCATGGTCAGACCGGCCAGGGCCACACGGAGACGGGTGCCCGGGGGCTCGTCCATCTGCCCGAAGACCAGGGCCGTCTTGTCGATGACGCCGGAGTCCGCCATCTCCTCGATGAGGTCGTTGCCCTCACGGGTGCGCTCACCGACACCGGCGAACACGGAGACACCGTCGTGGTTGTTGGCGACGCGGTAGATCATCTCCTGGATGAGCACCGTCTTGCCGACGCCGGCACCGCCGAACAGGCCGATCTTTCCACCCTTGACGTACGGGGTGAGAAGGTCGATGACCTTGACGCCGGTCTCGAACATCTCGGTCTTCGACTCGAGCTCGTCGAAGTTGGGGGCCTTGCGGTGGATGGACCAGCGCTCGCCCTCGTACTGCTCGTCGACGTTCAGCACCTCACCGAGGGTGTTGAACACCTTGCCCTTGGTGAAGTCGCCGACCGGAACGGTGATGCCCGTGCCGGTGTCGGTGACCGGGGCCTGGCGGACCAGACCGTCGGTGGGCTGCATCGAGATCGTGCGGACCAGGCCGTCACCCAGGTGCTGGGCGACCTCCAGGGTCAGCGTCTTCTTCGCGCCGTCCTGGGCCGGGTCGGCCACCTCGACGTGAAGGGCGTTGTAGATCTCCGGCATGGCGTCGACGGGGAATTCCACGTCGACGACCGGGCCGATGACCCGGGCGACGCGGCCCGTGGCAACGGCCGTCTCAACTGTCGTCGTCATTACCTGTCACTCCCCGCGGTCGCGTCGGCCAGGGCTGCGGAGCCACCGACGATCTCGCTGATTTCCTGGGTGATTTCGGCCTGGCGGGCCGCGTTGGCAAGGCGGGAGAGCGTCTCGATGAGCTCTCCGGCGTTGTCGGTCGCCGACTTCATCGCGCGGCGGGTGGCGGCGTGCTTGGAGGCAGCCGACTGGAGCAGCGCGTTGTAGATACGGCTCTCGACGTAGCGCGGCAGCAGGGCGTCGAGGACGTCCTCCGCCGACGGCTCGAAGTCGTACAGCGGAAGGATCTCGCCCTTCGGCGCCGACTCCTGGGCCACCTCGTCGAGGCTGAGCGGCAGCAGACGGGCGTCGAGCGCCGTCTGCGTCATCATCGAGACGAACTCGGTGAAGACGATGTGGAGTTCGTCCACTCCGCCGTCCGCCGTCTCCTTCTCGATGGCCTCGATCAGCGGACCCGCGACCTTCTTGGCGTCCGCGTAGGTGGGCTCGTCGGTGAAGCCCGACCACGACTCCACGACCTTGCGCTCGCGGAAGTTGTAGTGGGCCAGACCGCGGCGGCCGACGATGTACGTGTCGACCTCCTTGCCCTCCGCCTCAAGACGCGCCGTCAGCTGCTCGGCGGCCTTGATCGCGTTGGAGTTGAAGGCGCCGGCCAGTCCGCGGTCGCTCGTGAGGAGCAGTACCGCGGAACGGGTCGCCGTCTCCGCCTCCGTGGTCAGCGGGTGCTTGGTGTTCGAACCGGTACCGACCGCCGTGACCGCGCGGGTGAGCTCGGTCGCGTACGGCGTGGAGGCCGCCACCTTGCGCTGCGCCTTGACGACGCGCGAGGCGGCGATCATCTCCATCGCCTTGGTGATCTTCTTGGTCGCGGTGACGGATCGGATGCGACGCTTGTAGACCCGGAGCTGGGCTCCCA belongs to Streptomyces graminofaciens and includes:
- a CDS encoding F0F1 ATP synthase subunit epsilon, with amino-acid sequence MAAELHVALVAADREVWSGQAALVVARTTSGDIGVMPGHQPLLGVLESGPVTIRTSEGGTVVVAVHGGFISFADNKLSLLAEVAELADEIDVKRVERELELAKAEGDAAAERRADVRLRTVAAR
- the atpD gene encoding F0F1 ATP synthase subunit beta encodes the protein MTTTVETAVATGRVARVIGPVVDVEFPVDAMPEIYNALHVEVADPAQDGAKKTLTLEVAQHLGDGLVRTISMQPTDGLVRQAPVTDTGTGITVPVGDFTKGKVFNTLGEVLNVDEQYEGERWSIHRKAPNFDELESKTEMFETGVKVIDLLTPYVKGGKIGLFGGAGVGKTVLIQEMIYRVANNHDGVSVFAGVGERTREGNDLIEEMADSGVIDKTALVFGQMDEPPGTRLRVALAGLTMAEYFRDVQKQDVLFFIDNIFRFTQAGSEVSTLLGRMPSAVGYQPNLADEMGLLQERITSTRGHSITSMQAIYVPADDLTDPAPATTFAHLDATTVLSRPISEKGIYPAVDPLDSTSRILDPRYIAADHYNTAMRVKTVLQKYKDLQDIIAILGIDELGEEDKLTVHRARRVERFLSQNTHVAKQFTGVDGSDVPLDESITAFNAIIDGEYDHFPEQAFFLCGGIEDLKKNAKELGVS
- a CDS encoding F0F1 ATP synthase subunit gamma, coding for MGAQLRVYKRRIRSVTATKKITKAMEMIAASRVVKAQRKVAASTPYATELTRAVTAVGTGSNTKHPLTTEAETATRSAVLLLTSDRGLAGAFNSNAIKAAEQLTARLEAEGKEVDTYIVGRRGLAHYNFRERKVVESWSGFTDEPTYADAKKVAGPLIEAIEKETADGGVDELHIVFTEFVSMMTQTALDARLLPLSLDEVAQESAPKGEILPLYDFEPSAEDVLDALLPRYVESRIYNALLQSAASKHAATRRAMKSATDNAGELIETLSRLANAARQAEITQEISEIVGGSAALADATAGSDR